A genomic window from Salvelinus namaycush isolate Seneca chromosome 5, SaNama_1.0, whole genome shotgun sequence includes:
- the LOC120046929 gene encoding LOW QUALITY PROTEIN: N-acetyllactosaminide beta-1,3-N-acetylglucosaminyltransferase 2 (The sequence of the model RefSeq protein was modified relative to this genomic sequence to represent the inferred CDS: deleted 1 base in 1 codon), translating to MGTLTKTVSAEGLCVYVTLAVCYGMTTSTGLSSPAPIPQILPESFIAPGLTLNGYLAPHPTSSFWDPKPHGGALWNRLQLHIDRHYNPILMPKSRFSEIRNFTSQMEDFQELPLQMFVYSMHFRDYPVLIEPAKLCGCGLKKGQCPLLLLAIKTQGLNFANRQAIRQTWGFGATGKGGVVRRVFLLGKNHVEPHVDISELLQLENRHYGDILQWDFHDSFFNLTLKDVLLWDWLSAHCPLARFVFKGDDDVLLRTPALLDYLREQTIQSGGPRSEGMKGFMVGDVIRAAVPNRVNSTKYFIPDSFYNGLYPPYGGGGGVVYSGELALRLNRISRRVHLYPIDDVYVGMCLHRLGVHPIHHPAFLTFNFPKKEGVEQCAYHTILLVHKRSRAQVMKLWSEIIRSQTECSNTILRMEKEKKNTLLIDPFSVKDNEGQELLTDPWGSSGNSAL from the exons ATGGGAACTCTCACCAAGACCGTCTCAGCAGAA GGTCTCTGTGTGTACGTCACCCTGGCTGTGTGTTATGGTATGACCACCAGTACAGGCCTGAGCAGCCCTGCCCCTATCCCACAAATTCTACCAGAGAGCTTCATTGCACCAGGGCTTACCCTAAATGGCTACCTGGCCCCACACCCCACCAGCTCCTTCTGGGACCCCAAGCCCCATGGAGGGGCCCTCTGGAACCGGCTCCAGCTACACATTGACCGCCATTACAATCCCATCCTGATGCCCAAATCAA GGTTCTCTGAGATCAGGAACTTTACATCTCAAATGGAGGATTTTCAGGAGCTGCCCCTGCAGATGTTTGTGTACTCCATGCACTTCAGGGACTACCCTGTCCTCATTGAGCCTGCTAAACTGTGTGGATGTGGGCTAAAGAAGGGGCAGTGCCCTCTCCTACTGCTGGCCATCAAGACCCAGGGCCTGAACTTTGCGAACCGCCAGGCCATCCGGCAGACATGGGGCTTC GGGGCGACGGGGAAAGGCGGGGTGGTGCGGAGGGTCTTCCTCCTAGGGAAGAACCATGTAGAACCCCATGTGGACATCAGTGAGTTGCTGCAGCTGGAGAACCGCCACTACGGGGACATCCTCCAGTGGGACTTCCATGACTCCTTCTTTAACCTCACCCTGAAGGACGTGCTGCTGTGGGACTGGCTCTCCGCCCACTGCCCCCTGGCACGCTTCGTCTTTAAAGGGGACGATGACGTCCTGTTGCGGACCCCTGCTCTCTTAGACTACCTCCGGGAGCAGACGATCCAGTCAGGGGGGCCCAGGTCAGAGGGTATGAAGGGATTCATGGTAGGGGATGTGATACGAGCGGCTGTCCCCAACAGAGTCAACTCTACCAAGTACTTTATTCCTGATAGTTTCTATAATGGGCTGTACCCTCCGTACGGGGGTGGGGGAGGTGTGGTGTACTCAGGGGAGCTGGCCCTGCGGCTCAACCGTATCTCCCGGAGAGTTCACCTGTACCCCATTGATGATGTCTACGTGGGCATGTGCCTCCATAGGCTTGGTGTccaccccatccaccaccccGCTTTCCTCACCTTCAACTTCCCCAAGAAAGAGGGGGTAGAGCAGTGTGCGTACCACACTATCTTACTGGTACACAAACGCAGCCGTGCTCAGGTGATGAAGCTGTGGTCGGAGATAATAAGGAGCCAGACAGAGTGCAGCAACACCATCCTGAGAATGGAGAAGGAGAAAAAGAATACACTTCTGATAGATCCATTTAGTGTGAAAGACAACGAGGGACAGGAACTTCTGACAGATCCATGGGGTAGTTCTGGAAATTCAGCTCTATAG